Genomic DNA from Pungitius pungitius chromosome 12, fPunPun2.1, whole genome shotgun sequence:
CTGAGGATGTGCATGTGGCCGTTGGCCGCAGCGTGGTGCAACGGCGTGTTTCCCCAGATGTCACTCCGGTCGGGGTCACCTCTGTGTGAcacaaaatattgtgtttgacTGCAAGTACTGATCCAGAATTGTTATTATTTCTTGGCACCCATTATCCCCGATTGATATAATAATGATTCTTCCTCCATCAAGTTCACACAAgtttctaaaaaatatatatataatttgatttcattcatcagTGGATCAACAAAATCGACCAAAGTGTGAATTTTTATTCCAAACACTTATGCCAACATAAATCACCAGGTATAAACAAGATTATCTGTAAATTAAATGTTCCTCAttgcaaaccaaaaaaagaatacactcaaacagaacaaaaataaGTTCAGGTaaacacattttccaaaatagaaagtattcatttaaatataaggAAATCATTTGACATGAAGTCTTACACTAAATAATATCAAACAGCCTAATTGGTCACTTATTAAGATTTAAAGTCCTCCGCGGCCGTGCATCATTGTCACAGCCATAAAAGTCCTGATTACTGTATTTCCACACCTGGTCATAAAATTTCCCGGAATAAAGCGGAAAAGGCGTCTCTAATTTTATGGCCATGTAGTGTACGGGTGCATTGCCCCCAACACAATATCCTACACACATATATTTTCTGAACATCATTTTTCAGTGAGAAAGTTGTTCTAGATTTCAGCCCGTCCTTTGTTGTGGGGAGTGAAGGCAGGACGTTGGGCTGGAAGGGACGGATAAAAGGCTCTTTTGTTGCAGGCTTTCTTTGGCTCATTAAACATTTGGCTCGGCTCACGGCAGAAAGTAGAATCAAGCTTTGGCTCGTTATATTATGGTGAAAAACCCCAATGAAATACTAAATGTTGAGTGAGAAGGTATCCAACACATCTCTTTTCAGCCATAATGTCCCTTtgattttagtttagtttagttttagagcaTCATAGATACAATATGATGGTAGAATCtgtaatatattataaatattcatatatcTTAGAGTAGAAATACAGACAACTGAGGTGATAATCATACAGTTTCCTATGCGTGAAAGGAGGAGTGTAACACACTTACTCTCTGCTGCATATGAGCTGAAGCGCATCGACGTGTCCGTGGAAAGCAGCCAGTAAGGTGGGAGTCATGCCATCCTCATCCGCGGTGTTCAGGTCCTTCCTCGTGGCCTCTTTTAAGAGGTCCAAGTATCCATCAATTGCCGCTTTGTGGTACCTAGACATCTCTTCACAAGAATTGAAAAGGTCCAGACAAAATCTGCcactttcttttacttttttctccGATACGAAGGACAGATCCACAGAATCACTCGACCGCAGAAAGGAGCAAACAGAGTGGACATGGGCGTCAACGGATCAGCAGCTCACAGCcataaaacaaaagcaaagtcCAGGTCCCTGCTCTCAGCTGCACAATTCAACTTCTAACACTCGAGATCATCATCAAGAGTTATTTAAAGCTTAAGTATTAAGTGTGGTCAAAGTGAGATTTTCAGGTGTTCAAAGTATAGTTTTGAGTGACACTGAATTCTActttacaatatttattttgattctaAATTTACTTCTACATAGACATACATATAGGTGGTTAACAAACTAAGATTCTAGGAATACATTAATGTTATAAGCTTTAACACTTAATAATATAGTCTATAAAGTTAAATTTAATTCAATTGATTATATATTGTgcttcagagggctttacagtctctaCACATGAGACATAATTTGTCTCGAAACCCTCACatggaaaaactcccccaaaatgaaaaacccttccaaggggaaaataagaaagaaacgGCAAACGGGGGTGGGGGTatctctcccgggatggacagactacaatggatgtcatgtgtacagaaagaacaatgtaaaagatgtataatacattcaattcctataacagagatgatacaataattgcaagtagcaagCCAgatgtacggcaggaccaccgcAGGGGCAACCAGCATCAGATAGaagcaccatccacagaagcctgtggggacggaaagcacaaagactttaggaaagggtaatgatggtttatgatgacagtaatatgattAATAAAGTAAAGGTTTAAATTACCCTAACCTCGACAAGTAATATTGATCAGTGTAATGTTATATAATTAAATGTATCAGTGGTGAAGTTGTTCAGATCTTTCActtgaaaaaaagtaatcatttcaaattaaacaaaacttGTTTAATTTGGCTTTACAGTTAGATATGTGAAGTAGTTTTTGAGCTAACATGTTgatgatattttaaatgaacagatGCTTTCATAAATATAACTACATATgtgattattaaaaatgataaattacaAAAGGAagctgttcatttatttattgcattATTTATGTTACTGATTTTTATTCCTCCACCGCACTTTCGACTTGGTAACGCGTGACGCATATCCACGGCTAGCAAAAcggacgaagaagaagaagaacccacGAAGAAGAAGTTGTCAACCCGGTTCAACAGTCCGTCCGCAGCCAATGGATGACGACTGATCGATACTTTTCTCTCTTCGTTATCATTATCTCTTATCTTTCTTTCTGTTGAAACACCGCGGAGTTACAGCTGCGAATCTTTCCGTAATGTCCCCTTGAACGCAGcttttgaacaaaaagaaaagagcaaacgAGCGCCGAACCTTTGCATCGGGAGACGTGTTCCGGGGTCCGCGCGCTGTTCTGACCGGGAGAGAGACCGTAGAGATGTCCGACAACGGGGGCTCGGCCGTCAGCCTCCTGTCTTACGAGACGCTGGTCCACGCCGTGGCCGGAGCGATGGTGAGCGGAGGTGGAcgtgcaaagaaaaacaagagggaCTTGCGTGTGATTCGTTGATATTGAAGAAAACCACGCTTGTTGTTTTTGACTCGAGTGAATCCTGTTTTCATAGCACTGCATGGTGTCTTTCAGGGGAGTGCGACAGCGATGACGGTCTTCTTTCCCTTGGACACAGCCAAAAGCAGGCTGCAGGGTGAGCCGGAGGTTTACACCAGAGCAACGTCAATACACGAGAACGAGTTTAGTGTGAAGCTTTACTTCCTTATGGAGTAACAGAGATATAACCGACTGGCCCACTCATTCAAGTTAGCCTGACTTGTAgtgtaacttttatttatatatgatgTTTAATGCGttctcacatttttttttcagtggatgAGATGAGAATGTCCAAATCCACACCCGTCATCCTGGCTGAGATCACAAAGGAAGAAGGCCTGTGAGTAAAGTTCTGTGCCGGCTTAAATTGATCTGGAGTAATGGCTTCTTCATTGATTAACCGTTAAATGAAGCCAAAGTTTTCTCTTGATCCAGCCTTCTCTTCAAAGAGAACACTTGGTTTGGTCAGAAGTTCTGACTCTCAATCTCTTCTCCCAGTCTGTCCCTATACAGGGGCTGGTTACCAGTCATCTCCAGCCTCTGCTGCTCTAACTTTGTCTACTTCTACACCTTCAACACACTAAAGAAGCTGGCGGCGTCTGGTCCGGGGAAGTCCAGACCAGGCAAAGACTTGCTCATGGGGGTCGTATCAGGTAAAAACTTAGAGGAGCCCTGTGGAATTTCTGCAACATATGAAAATAATTGTCAACATTACGGGACAAACCAACACTCATTGTCATTATTGTTTCATctggtgatttatttttttaaataactcttGAGTAGATTGGTCAAAATCTACAATCAAGAATCAATCAAGAATTGCAATATAAAATGTCTGTTGTGTTATGTGAAATATCTTAGCTCCATAGAGCTTCTGGGGGTAAAAAAACTCCATGTggtacatttgtgtttttaaggaAGGATTCAAGAACGATAACCATCCGTTGTTTGTACAGGGATGGTGAATGTGATCCTGACCACTCCCATGTGGGTGGTCAACACGCGACTGAAGCTGCAAGGAGCAAAGTTCAGAAATGAAGACCTCCAGCAGACCCAGTACAAGGGCATCTTTGGTGTGTGAGATATTTACAAATACATCTGTCGTACAGttcagacatgttttttttgctgcactgttgtaaatccctttttttggttttggtcttttccCCTCAGACGCCTTCTCACAGATCGTAGCCAATGAGGGTGTAGCAACTCTGTGGAACGGCACCCTGCCCTCTCTTATCCTTGTCCTCAACCCGGCTGTGCAGTTCATGATTTATGAGGCCATGAAGAGGAAGGCGGGCAAAGGAGGGAAGAAGGTGAGAGGGCATGGACGTTGTTGTGTAGAACACCGCATTACCGGAGCTAATCAATTCGCCGGGTCGACTTTTTAGAGTCGGTAGACTGTAGCAaggaaggtaaaaaaaataaaaccaaaccgAGCATCCCTCATTGGAAAGGGGTGGGCAATGGTTACCTGGATTAAGAATTTACTTTAATGTTACACAAAAAATCTTCTATGTTCAGTCTTTCACTAGTAAAGAATGGCGTTTAATCATCCTAACAGCCCTTTGATGATAGAAATACTGTTTAAtcgttttaaaatgttctgttgtaaaaaaaaaagtaatggttTGTTAACTGGAAAACAATAATGCTGACAAAAGGAGGCCAATGAAAAGTATGTTCTGCTGCATGTTTCGTTGTGTAGAAATTGTAAATATTATTTCATGCTTCAGAGCAGAAAATCAAACAAGACAAGTGTTACACTGTACGATTCCTCATTTAGAGACTTTAAATGCAATGGAAATCCATTTAATAGTAACATTTGGACCATAGTGGTGGACCACTGACAATGCTGTCTCTAATGCCGTATTCTGTCAATTTGTGAAGCAATGAGCCGCTGTTCATTTTATGTTCTGATCCTACTATCGATCGAATGGTTCCATAAATGTCTCCTTCCACAGATATCCTCAGTAGAAATCTTTCTCATTGGAGCCATTGCCAAGGCCATTGCCACCACTGCAACATTCCCTCTTCAGACAATTCAGGCCATCCTCAGggtaaatattcatttttatttgtttatccaTATCGGTTTGGGTGCACACTATTTTTTTAGACCCTGTCCGTCGCTCAATCTCATGTCTCAATCAAATCAAACCAAATCAAGAGGACCTGCTCAATGCGTTTTCCTTCAGTTTGGCCAGTATAAGGGTGACGGGAAGGCCGGCGTGACTGGAAGCCTCACAAACATATTCTCTATGCTGATGGAGAGGATCAAGTGAGTGCAGCTACGAGCAGAAACCCGTTGGCgaggacgttttttttaatggctcaTCGTTGACATCCGCTGTTTCTTCGTCACAGGCGGTACGGCGTTCTCGGCCTGTACAAAGGCCTGGAGGCCAAGCTGCTGCAGACGGTGCTGACAGCTGCCCTCATGTTCGTAGTGTACGAGAAGATCACCGCTGCCACGTTTAAAGTCATGGGCCTGAACCAGAAAGTGAAGCAGTGAACCGACGGCTACTTGAATGCTGCGTCTTAAAACATGTGATTGTAGATTAACTCCAGGAATCGATTCAGTCACATAAATGATGTCATAAGGGACGGGATTGGTGCCCAAAACAAAGCGCATAACAGAACTGGGTGAGATACTTCTAATACCCTCTTTCTTAACCTCTCTAACTAGTAGCATTTGGGCAAAATAGTATTTATTTGATCTCTGTTGAGATGGTGTTAATTAACCTTAGTAACTGAGATATTCATCACAATATACAGTAAAGGGAAAGTGGACATTGTTTGGGGAAATACCTCCTACCTTCCTTCCTGAGAGATAGATGAGATATTGGATACCGCTCATATGATAGGGCTCCAGGAAACTACTGATCAAGACCAAGTAAATGTTGCGTAATATGCAAGCTTTGGGGGTGAAGGTAGATACATTTAGTGACTTTTGGACAAACCAAGGCTACCTGCTTACCAGCTTCCAGTGTTTGTGCTACGCTAACTCATCTAACTGCTGCggcttcatttgcactgttTCAGACACGTAGAAGCTTCTTTCCCAAAAGGAAAAACTTTGCCTTCAACATTAGATGCTTTCTGCAAAGGATGAGACCAAAAAGAGCAGCGGGTTACCTAATAAGTAATGAGTAATGCCTTGATGTAAGCTACTGGAACATTCTTCGAACattctttttatgttttaacTGTGACTTTAACTTTGATAGAATCCTCATGAAATTCCTGCtagatgaatgtttttttttaaacatgttgagCTATGATGTTATAAATGAAACAACGTTAACAGTAGTCACAATAATGTCAAGAGGGAGAATAGCTTCCATTCATTTTTATAGAGTTGTGTGTAATATATTACCTCAAACTGAATTAAGCACGAACGGAAATGAGTCCTTAACCATACACAGATATGCCAGTAAGCGCCAAGTGCCTCTAGATCTATACTATGAACTGGTATAAAAGCTGTGATGATAGTTGACTGTTTACACAAGTCTGTGATGCACTAACCTCTGCGTGATTGTATTGATCTGTTGGGACATTTTGTCCCGCATTCGTCTTCCTTTATTGGTTTGTGTTCTTTTATCAGTGTGGCAGTTTGCATTAATTTACACAAGTTGTTTGGTCACTGTTCTATTTCACCTTGAAACCACTTGGAAAGAAGCTGAGCTTTTAATCATTCCGAGAGTTGCTGTCAATATTTCTTCGTAAATTCACATGTGTGACTGTTCCTCGTATTAATCAGGGCCAGTTTACCAAAGAACAGAACTGACGTAGTGTTATGGTATCAAGTTTAAGACTTTAGACCATGAACGTCAGCAAAATGAATTATGATAGGTAAATGGTGATccttttttatgtttaaatatggaataattgttcattttaacaTGGGGGACGTGATGATAAGACAGAAAATAGCTAAATCAGAGGTTTGAAGTTTGTGAAATAAGTGACTGAACCAAGAAATTATCACCGGCTAAGGCAGAGGGGATTTATTTACAGATTTATTCAATAGTAAAGAAGCCAAAGCCAGTATGTGTCactattcattttaaaacaacagtGATACACCATGCAGATTAATAACAGCCTTCACAAATGAAAGATTTTCTCTCAACACATAACATGAATAAACTGATGCATTACTAACTTGGAGTCctttatttacattgttttttttatttttattacatataTTGTTCTCAATTAAAATCTAACAATTAAACTCTGTTACTGGGGATTTAAAATTCATAATGAAGTCAGATTCCTCCATTTGTGGTCTCAAGGAACATTAAAAATGGACCGTTGTTGGTTGTAAGTCAGGGCTGATGGTGTGCGTCCGGCTTACTGGTCATCTCCTCCACAAACCAGTGTGGCAGGAAGGAATACTGGGAGTCCCTGTGGACAGAGAACGTCACATCTCTGCGGGGCTCCGAGGAGAACAGGTACACCACGCTGGAAGGGAAAAAGGGGTTCATGAAAGACGTTTGCTCCATGAGAAAAAAAGTTGAACCACATCGTCTCTCACTGCAACGCACCTCGGATGGTCTTCAACGGCAATTTGCTTCACAAATGACAGGAAATCACAGCAGAAATTCATACAGACCGTTGGCTTCCAGCAGTTGTGTTCATTCTGTCCAGAAAGAATACACAAGatggaaaaatgttttcaatttcTCAATGTTTAGATAAGCTTTGGATGACCATTCATTTTTTCCAGGCAGATTTGAAATAATCGCCGTACCTTGATGAGCTGTGAAATCTTAGAGATGGGAAAAGTGTCCACATTGACAACCACTCCTTGGTCATCCCTAAAACCAGCCACAACACGGGGAACTCCCGGGAGAAAAGACTGGGCCCACCACTTCAGCAGTTTGAACCTGAGGACCACCAAAAGGAACACTGTAACACCTTTTCGTGGCTAAAACCAAACATCCAAACAACAGGgctccgtaaaaaaaaaaaaagataaaaaggaaGGAACCATGTGACGTTTCACAGCTTTCGTTATCTACCTGTGAAAGTTGCTGCGCTGTTTGGGGGTGCAGATCTCCGCTGAGGTCTTTAACTCGACGTAGCacgcaggaggagctggagctttGGGGTCTTTGTCCCGGCAGTCCACCTCACCGGAGAACAGGAGTCTGTGGTCGGCCAGCCGGGTCTGCACCACAGTGCAGAAGGCCTCGTTAGTGTTAACCACACCGCCCGGGTCGGGTAAACTGTGGACGCCATCTGCACAGACGGACAAAGGGAAGGCGGTGACTCTTAAACGCGCACAGATCACCTTATCTTATCTTTCATTTGGTTAGGATTTGTgtgttgaattaaatgaaatgggAGATTGGAATGCGTGTTAGTCCGTGATGTGATTTCAAACCCAATATATTTTTGGTTTAAAGGGTAGATTTGAATTATTATACCAAATACCTTCTTAATTGCCAGTGCTTTGGTTCATTTTGTACATCGAAAAACATAAATAGAATTAATGAAACCTTTAATAGAAGGTTAACATTCAGTACTGTCTTGTGTAAGTTCCTTCATCGTTTCAAGGGTTAactgtaaaaaaacagtgtttcccctaccattataacagcgggaCGCCCCGCCCcactgaaaaagtgtggaataaaaaaaaaagttagaataTTTAGTTTCTACACACGCCGATTCCGCTACAACACGTGTGTGCATATACGTCCGTGTATGCACACACGTGTTGTAGCGGACATACATCAGGCCCGCCGCCAGTGCCCGGCTGCCTgtccagtgcggcccgccgCCACCAGCCGAACCATCTGCCCGACTCGACTACACGCCCctcccctgaagttgtaaacctaagggaaacactgaaaaagaaatgtaatttgtgtcaatgtaacacttaCTTGCATTACTGGTCTTAGTGACTAGTCATTGTTCCGTTCCTGGCAGAATTGGGTTCCCACAGACAAAATACAACACCGATGTGATCTTTTGTAATGCATTTGAATATCATAGCTGAGCTGATGTAAATATGAAGCCATATCACACTAACCTACCTACCTGCACATGTGTATTGCTCAAACTTGTATCCCCAGTACATCATCTCCTCGTGTCTCTCTGTGCGGTTCTCCTGTTCCCGTCGAGCCGCTTCCGTTTCCACTTCGCTGATGTACAGCGTGCCCCGGAACCTGGTGACCGCCAGCAACCAGCCCTCGCGTGTCTCGTAGGGCGTGGTCAGCAGCTTGGTCAGATGGCCACGCCACGTCACAAAGTCAAAATCTAAAGTACTAGGAAGAGCAGAGGTACAACCCAGAAGAGTTTTGGTTAGAGTGACAACTACAGATCCCAGGGGGCTATTTACTTGACCTGCAGTTGTTACCCTTattaagaagaggaagagagtaaATACCAACAATGACACTTACCATGATGAGGCTGTAGCTGCCTTTGAGCAGAGCTTTGATTTATTAGCCAAGATCCATCGCAGGATGTGATCCAGCTTCTCCTTCACGTTTGCGTCTCTCTTTATATAGCGGTCCTTGTATCCGTCCCTCAGGTCAAAATTAGGATTTCTTTCAGGTTCCACGTAGTATCTCATCTGCCTGCCGTCATTGAAGAATCTACGCTCAGAGTCCAGGGAAAAACATCCTATTTCGACTGGCTGTTTGTACACGGGAAAGTCTCTTTCATACAGCTCCTTTCTGGTGCTCAAACCCGGAGAGGTGTGTGGGTTTGGCCCGGACTGGTGCTGCTGGTTGGGTCTGGAGCGTTTATTCTCACAGTGATTTCTTCCACTGGCATCTCTGTGACGTCTGTATGCTGACTGGGGGTTTTGGTAGCTAGAGTTCGGATTGTGGGATCTGTGCTGGTCCATTGCTACCGaatgggagaaaaagaaattatttaTGAAACAAACGGAAggtttggattatttttttttgatctGCTTGAAATCCCCAAAATGGACTGACCCATCATCACTTGGGTTGTAACTAAGAAATATAAAAGACCAGGCAACCCACTATTTGAGTATAATATAGTACCATTAATTATTTATGCTTCATATTGACCATAACGGATGCTTATTGTTCCAACTAGATGTCAAGGttacttttatttctgaatCTATTATTACGGGATCAACAAAGTTTATATGAGTAATCGATATATGCACCGCAATTGCGTTTCTCACTGTGATCTGTGTAAATAAGTCCCTATTGTGTTATGTATAAATGCAAACATAAAATGTAACGACGCAGATGCTTGTAACGAGTGGTGTGTACTGCAGAAGCGTGTCTTCATAGACGACTACGACGTGTGTCTCGGGGCATGCTTGTTGTATATTAGGTAAATCAAGGGTTCCAGAATTACCTCGTTTATGTTCAATAAAACGTATTTATTGCAACTAACTTTAAAACTCCGCTGTTACTAAATTAAAAACCTAACGTACCGCGTTCAGCATGCacataaaaagcagcttacgttaAGATAATGTTACCTTTTCTTTCAATGCCCCGTGAGACACAATGCTAAACAGTACTTTGTGTCGACCATCACGTGTTGCAGCTTCTTGTCAAATAGACCAAAAAAtggacagaaagaaaacaagccGTGTTTTGGTCTCGGTGGCGGGgtagctaatagcatcacaagCTAACTACAACTCTCCCTGTCGACAGCAAACACGACGCTACTTCCGCATTCGGTCTCTCGTCCAATCCGCGCGGTGGAAGCCACAACACTTCCGGCCAAAACATTAAGAGTTTTTAAAATTGTCCGTTGAAGCTGTGGTAATAAATATGTCCAAAGCAATGTGAATACAAAGGTTGATTGCTATCAGTAGCAATTAGGTAAGCGGTTTTAACTAATGTTAACTAACATTGACTCCCGTCTTCGGTGTACACACAAAATAGTGTTAGCTAagtcagctaacgttagctgcaaaCATGGGTGGTTAACGTAACGTTAAGTTAAAGAAAACTAACAGTCCGAATAGCTTTGCTATCAAAAGAGGCAAGACTATATACGTTCATCAGTGGCTCGAGTCAAATTATCTCCCGTGTAAATTCGACTAAGCTAACCTCGATTATCTTTTATATAACGTTAACTACTAACTTGACGGTACCCTCGCTGCCTAACAGACGTTAGCTAGCACCAAATAAACTTGTTCCCCTAACAAAAACCAAGCATCTCGACAAAGGAATTCAACTGCCAGCGGGCGTTTACAAGCAACATTTAGTTAACTGTTTATTTCATGAAACGTGAGCGGATGTGATTTATTGTATTAACAATATTTCCGATGACCCGAATACGACTCTTCCATCGGTTCTGTGGAGACGCAGAAAAGCAGCTGTCAGCTGTAAACTGGTTTATTCTGCAAGTCACGATTCCCCTGCCACATTCTCCCCCCCTCAGGTATGAACAGGAAACGGGCTTTGATTTCAGACACTTTCAAggtgaagaaaaggagaaatggaACACAAAAGTTTGGAGCAGTCAGCGATGGAGATGGTAGGTGTGCCTGCTGAGAGCTAATATTCTTTTGTAATCTCACTTGAGATTAAAACTCTGATTGATTCACTTTAAAGGGCCGACTGACATCAGATCCACCCTGGAGTATCTCATGACGCTGTTCCCCAGGAAGCTCTTCAACGACAGCTTGCCCCAAATTGTCCTTAAGCACCAACTCTACAGCATACACGATAACAAGACCCTGGTGGACAAGGAGCTGGTGAGACAACTTTTTAGTTTTCCGAAGGTCACATGAACGTCCTCTGAATGTGAGAACCCACTTCCCTTCTTCTGGCCCCGCAGAATAAACTGCGAGAACAAGGAGAGCTGCTGATGTTTCAGCTCGGCTTTGACGCCGACGCTTTCGGGCTGGTGTTTGCCGCGGATTACAAGTCCAAAGTTCTGGCGGGGGAGGATGGCCGGGCCACGCGCGCCACCGTGGAGCGCTTCTTGGAGAAATTGCTGTCTCCTTGCACAGAGCTGAGCTTCAACAAAGACAAGATGCTCAGGGAGTTTCACTTCACAGACTCCGCGATCACGTACGAAAGACTCCGAGCCGAAAAGCATCGGCCCGTTGAGCATCTCGAATGCGTTTTCTCCCGCGTTTGGAACTTTAACTTTCTGGTTCCGCACATTCTATTTTCTCTCACTCCAGGCAGCTGGTGAAGTCGGGGGTCCTGACTGTGAGGGATGCAGGCAGCTGGTGGCTTTCCATCCCCAACTCTGGCAAATTCACCAAGTACTTCATTCAAGGTTGGTGTGGTGGTAAAACACTGTAACACTGTGCTTAAAACGTCATTTCTGCCCGGGCTTATTGCAAGGACGGGTTTTCCCGTTAGGTCGGAAAGCAGTGCTGGGCATGGTGAAGAAGTCCAAGTACAGCGAAGTCCTACAGGCAGAGCTAGAGGAGCGGCGAACAACCTCGCATGTGAAATTCCACATGAAGTACCACATCCATGACATTGTGGGCGCAGGGCTGGTAGAAAGGTgacatttgcttgttaaaaaaatgatgcatgcataatgttttttgttttttttaagttggattttggtttttatttgcttttttgcGGTAGGTCAGTTTACCTTTCTGTCAAAGGAAAAGGAAGGGCACTTCATGAAGCTGCTTTCTTCCCTTTATGATCCATGCTGTTCAGTTCAATTAAGGGTTTTATTGTTACCTGCTTGAACAACCCTCGGGACATAAGCTGGGGCCGGGGTGATTGTGGCTGTCAAAAGCGTTCAAAACAAGCCAGCTAGCTTCCTGTGGTTATGAAATGTGATTACTTAAAATCTAAATTGAAGGCAGCTGTTTTTGTAAATTCAATCCAC
This window encodes:
- the LOC119220159 gene encoding inactive serine/threonine-protein kinase 19-like; the protein is MNRKRALISDTFKVKKRRNGTQKFGAVSDGDGPTDIRSTLEYLMTLFPRKLFNDSLPQIVLKHQLYSIHDNKTLVDKELNKLREQGELLMFQLGFDADAFGLVFAADYKSKVLAGEDGRATRATVERFLEKLLSPCTELSFNKDKMLREFHFTDSAITQLVKSGVLTVRDAGSWWLSIPNSGKFTKYFIQGRKAVLGMVKKSKYSEVLQAELEERRTTSHVKFHMKYHIHDIVGAGLVESIPTTSGTLLRFVDS
- the dxo gene encoding decapping and exoribonuclease protein — translated: MDQHRSHNPNSSYQNPQSAYRRHRDASGRNHCENKRSRPNQQHQSGPNPHTSPGLSTRKELYERDFPVYKQPVEIGCFSLDSERRFFNDGRQMRYYVEPERNPNFDLRDGYKDRYIKRDANVKEKLDHILRWILANKSKLCSKAATASSCTLDFDFVTWRGHLTKLLTTPYETREGWLLAVTRFRGTLYISEVETEAARREQENRTERHEEMMYWGYKFEQYTCADGVHSLPDPGGVVNTNEAFCTVVQTRLADHRLLFSGEVDCRDKDPKAPAPPACYVELKTSAEICTPKQRSNFHRFKLLKWWAQSFLPGVPRVVAGFRDDQGVVVNVDTFPISKISQLIKNEHNCWKPTVCMNFCCDFLSFVKQIAVEDHPSVVYLFSSEPRRDVTFSVHRDSQYSFLPHWFVEEMTSKPDAHHQP
- the slc25a17l gene encoding peroxisomal membrane protein PMP34, which encodes MSDNGGSAVSLLSYETLVHAVAGAMGSATAMTVFFPLDTAKSRLQVDEMRMSKSTPVILAEITKEEGLLSLYRGWLPVISSLCCSNFVYFYTFNTLKKLAASGPGKSRPGKDLLMGVVSGMVNVILTTPMWVVNTRLKLQGAKFRNEDLQQTQYKGIFDAFSQIVANEGVATLWNGTLPSLILVLNPAVQFMIYEAMKRKAGKGGKKISSVEIFLIGAIAKAIATTATFPLQTIQAILRFGQYKGDGKAGVTGSLTNIFSMLMERIKRYGVLGLYKGLEAKLLQTVLTAALMFVVYEKITAATFKVMGLNQKVKQ